The proteins below come from a single Orcinus orca chromosome 6, mOrcOrc1.1, whole genome shotgun sequence genomic window:
- the REXO4 gene encoding RNA exonuclease 4 isoform X3: MAKARVLAPERAPGDPAPEPELVKKPNRKKNRKKRFWKNKAREAGRKPGNGPGVVVVRPPKAPEDFSQNWKALQEELLKQKSQAPEEALVLSQTDSKKQPQGVQQNRKVISDKAKRDEMGTENTDPKATRGSVPSGCLTNRKIRAQRNEKGAKKRTNDDISPKRGEIRHKKCKAEEVATTLPPAPPTEEDIWFDDVDPADIEAAIGPEAARIARKRLGQSESTITLVKERAFSGLTKALAVDCEMVGVGPKGEESIVARVSLVNQYGKCVYDKYVKPAQPVTDYRTAVSGIRPDDLAQGEEFEVVQKEVADLLKGRILVGHALHNDLKALFLGHPKKKIRDTQKYKPFRSLVKES; encoded by the exons ATGGCGAAGGCGAGGGTGCTGGCCCCCGAGCGCGCCCCGGGCGACCCCGCGCCTGAGCCCGAGCTCGTCAAGAAGCCGAATcggaagaaaaacaggaagaaaagattTTGGAAGAACAAAGCGCGAGAAGCAGGCAGAAAGCCGGGAAACGGCCCTGGCGTGGTCGTGGTGCGACCTCCAAAGGCACCGGAGGACTTTTCCCAAAACTGGAAGGCGCTGCAGGAGGAG TTGCTGAAACAAAAATCACAGGCCCCGGAAGAGGCTCTTGTTCTCTCTCAGACGGATTCCAAAAAGCAGCCCCAAGGTGTCCAACAAAACAGGAAAGTGATCTCAGATAAAGCAAAGAGAGATGAGATGGGGACAGAAAACACAGACCCCAAGGCCACACGGGGCTCTGTGCCCTCAGGATGTCTGACGAACAGGAAGATCCGGGCACAGCGCAATGAGAAAGGAGCGAAGAAAAGGACCAATGATGACATTTCCCCGAAACGAGGAGAAATCAGACATAAGAAGTGCAAAGCTGAGGAGGTGGCCACCACCTTGCCTCCGGCCCCGCCCACTGA AGAAGACATCTGGTTTGACGACGTCGACCCAGCGGACATCGAAGCAGCCATCGGCCCGGAGGCAGCCAGGATAGCACGGAAGCGGCTGGGTCAGAGCGAGAGCACCATCACGCTGGTGAAGGAGCGGGCCTTCAGTGG CCTGACTAAAGCCTTAGCCGTGGACTGTGAGATGGTGGGCGTGGGCCCCAAGGGGGAAGAGAGCATCGTGGCCCGCGTGTCCCTGGTGAACCAGTACGGGAAATGTGTTTATGACAAGTACGTGAAGCCAGCCCAGCCGGTGACTGACTACAGGACGGCGGTCAGCGGGATCCGGCCCGACGACCTGGCGCAGG gAGAAGAATTTGAAGTCGTTCAGAAGGAGGTGGCAGACCTGCTGAAGGGCCGGATTCTGGTCGGACACGCGCTGCACAACGACCTGAAG GCGTTGTTTCTTGGTCACCCGAAGAAGAAGATCCGGGACACTCAGAAGTACAAGCCTTTCCGGAGCCTGGTGAAG GAATCTTAG
- the REXO4 gene encoding RNA exonuclease 4 isoform X1, translated as MAKARVLAPERAPGDPAPEPELVKKPNRKKNRKKRFWKNKAREAGRKPGNGPGVVVVRPPKAPEDFSQNWKALQEELLKQKSQAPEEALVLSQTDSKKQPQGVQQNRKVISDKAKRDEMGTENTDPKATRGSVPSGCLTNRKIRAQRNEKGAKKRTNDDISPKRGEIRHKKCKAEEVATTLPPAPPTEEDIWFDDVDPADIEAAIGPEAARIARKRLGQSESTITLVKERAFSGLTKALAVDCEMVGVGPKGEESIVARVSLVNQYGKCVYDKYVKPAQPVTDYRTAVSGIRPDDLAQGEEFEVVQKEVADLLKGRILVGHALHNDLKALFLGHPKKKIRDTQKYKPFRSLVKAGPTEAPPERGCALPSPLAEWTAVSEAACGASPGDPGAADGALLDSRCAGSDEAVRPGEEGVGEHHPRQAAPGLQRPR; from the exons ATGGCGAAGGCGAGGGTGCTGGCCCCCGAGCGCGCCCCGGGCGACCCCGCGCCTGAGCCCGAGCTCGTCAAGAAGCCGAATcggaagaaaaacaggaagaaaagattTTGGAAGAACAAAGCGCGAGAAGCAGGCAGAAAGCCGGGAAACGGCCCTGGCGTGGTCGTGGTGCGACCTCCAAAGGCACCGGAGGACTTTTCCCAAAACTGGAAGGCGCTGCAGGAGGAG TTGCTGAAACAAAAATCACAGGCCCCGGAAGAGGCTCTTGTTCTCTCTCAGACGGATTCCAAAAAGCAGCCCCAAGGTGTCCAACAAAACAGGAAAGTGATCTCAGATAAAGCAAAGAGAGATGAGATGGGGACAGAAAACACAGACCCCAAGGCCACACGGGGCTCTGTGCCCTCAGGATGTCTGACGAACAGGAAGATCCGGGCACAGCGCAATGAGAAAGGAGCGAAGAAAAGGACCAATGATGACATTTCCCCGAAACGAGGAGAAATCAGACATAAGAAGTGCAAAGCTGAGGAGGTGGCCACCACCTTGCCTCCGGCCCCGCCCACTGA AGAAGACATCTGGTTTGACGACGTCGACCCAGCGGACATCGAAGCAGCCATCGGCCCGGAGGCAGCCAGGATAGCACGGAAGCGGCTGGGTCAGAGCGAGAGCACCATCACGCTGGTGAAGGAGCGGGCCTTCAGTGG CCTGACTAAAGCCTTAGCCGTGGACTGTGAGATGGTGGGCGTGGGCCCCAAGGGGGAAGAGAGCATCGTGGCCCGCGTGTCCCTGGTGAACCAGTACGGGAAATGTGTTTATGACAAGTACGTGAAGCCAGCCCAGCCGGTGACTGACTACAGGACGGCGGTCAGCGGGATCCGGCCCGACGACCTGGCGCAGG gAGAAGAATTTGAAGTCGTTCAGAAGGAGGTGGCAGACCTGCTGAAGGGCCGGATTCTGGTCGGACACGCGCTGCACAACGACCTGAAG GCGTTGTTTCTTGGTCACCCGAAGAAGAAGATCCGGGACACTCAGAAGTACAAGCCTTTCCGGAGCCTGGTGAAG GCAGGGCCTACGGAGGCCCCACCCGAGCGTGGCTGTGCGCTGCCCTCTCCCCTGGCAGAGTGGACGGCCGTCTCTGAAGCTGCTTGCGGAGCGAGTCCTGGGGATCCGGGTGCAGCAGACGGAGCACTGCTCG ATTCAAGATGCGCAGGCAGCGATGAGGCTGTACGTCCTGGTGAAGAAGGAGTGGGAGAGCATCACCCGAGACAGGCGGCCCCCGGCCTCCAGCGCCCACGGTAA
- the REXO4 gene encoding RNA exonuclease 4 isoform X2 has translation MAKARVLAPERAPGDPAPEPELVKKPNRKKNRKKRFWKNKAREAGRKPGNGPGVVVVRPPKAPEDFSQNWKALQEELLKQKSQAPEEALVLSQTDSKKQPQGVQQNRKVISDKAKRDEMGTENTDPKATRGSVPSGCLTNRKIRAQRNEKGAKKRTNDDISPKRGEIRHKKCKAEEVATTLPPAPPTEEDIWFDDVDPADIEAAIGPEAARIARKRLGQSESTITLVKERAFSGLTKALAVDCEMVGVGPKGEESIVARVSLVNQYGKCVYDKYVKPAQPVTDYRTAVSGIRPDDLAQGEEFEVVQKEVADLLKGRILVGHALHNDLKALFLGHPKKKIRDTQKYKPFRSLVKSGRPSLKLLAERVLGIRVQQTEHCSIQDAQAAMRLYVLVKKEWESITRDRRPPASSAHGNDA, from the exons ATGGCGAAGGCGAGGGTGCTGGCCCCCGAGCGCGCCCCGGGCGACCCCGCGCCTGAGCCCGAGCTCGTCAAGAAGCCGAATcggaagaaaaacaggaagaaaagattTTGGAAGAACAAAGCGCGAGAAGCAGGCAGAAAGCCGGGAAACGGCCCTGGCGTGGTCGTGGTGCGACCTCCAAAGGCACCGGAGGACTTTTCCCAAAACTGGAAGGCGCTGCAGGAGGAG TTGCTGAAACAAAAATCACAGGCCCCGGAAGAGGCTCTTGTTCTCTCTCAGACGGATTCCAAAAAGCAGCCCCAAGGTGTCCAACAAAACAGGAAAGTGATCTCAGATAAAGCAAAGAGAGATGAGATGGGGACAGAAAACACAGACCCCAAGGCCACACGGGGCTCTGTGCCCTCAGGATGTCTGACGAACAGGAAGATCCGGGCACAGCGCAATGAGAAAGGAGCGAAGAAAAGGACCAATGATGACATTTCCCCGAAACGAGGAGAAATCAGACATAAGAAGTGCAAAGCTGAGGAGGTGGCCACCACCTTGCCTCCGGCCCCGCCCACTGA AGAAGACATCTGGTTTGACGACGTCGACCCAGCGGACATCGAAGCAGCCATCGGCCCGGAGGCAGCCAGGATAGCACGGAAGCGGCTGGGTCAGAGCGAGAGCACCATCACGCTGGTGAAGGAGCGGGCCTTCAGTGG CCTGACTAAAGCCTTAGCCGTGGACTGTGAGATGGTGGGCGTGGGCCCCAAGGGGGAAGAGAGCATCGTGGCCCGCGTGTCCCTGGTGAACCAGTACGGGAAATGTGTTTATGACAAGTACGTGAAGCCAGCCCAGCCGGTGACTGACTACAGGACGGCGGTCAGCGGGATCCGGCCCGACGACCTGGCGCAGG gAGAAGAATTTGAAGTCGTTCAGAAGGAGGTGGCAGACCTGCTGAAGGGCCGGATTCTGGTCGGACACGCGCTGCACAACGACCTGAAG GCGTTGTTTCTTGGTCACCCGAAGAAGAAGATCCGGGACACTCAGAAGTACAAGCCTTTCCGGAGCCTGGTGAAG AGTGGACGGCCGTCTCTGAAGCTGCTTGCGGAGCGAGTCCTGGGGATCCGGGTGCAGCAGACGGAGCACTGCTCG ATTCAAGATGCGCAGGCAGCGATGAGGCTGTACGTCCTGGTGAAGAAGGAGTGGGAGAGCATCACCCGAGACAGGCGGCCCCCGGCCTCCAGCGCCCACGGTAACGACGCCTAG
- the STKLD1 gene encoding serine/threonine kinase-like domain-containing protein STKLD1: MAAAGGSASSLARSLGARPVGARARARCGLHRKCRRPASLPVRGSSGCHRCAPAPSGGTGRPGVSPQDTMEKYQILDWLNPGALGVNLLVEETKTKVKHVIKQVECIDEHQANEALEELMPLLKLQHAHVSIYQELFIMWNSEISSLFLCLVMEFHEGSFQNVIEKKRAAKRVIDSQWMQNMLGQVLNALEYLHQLDIIHRNLKPSNIALVSSDHCKLQDLSSNALMTDVAKWNVRAEEDPSHKSWMAPEALNFSFSQKSDIWSLGCIILDMAGCSFLDSTEAMLLRKSIRSSPDGLRGVLRTMEERRVPDAEIFSSLLPLMLQADPSDRITIRDVIHLFVSSDFRSSSSALMPHRQVVPDFIIDRLLESNVTSILEVMQNFSSHPEDQQRALERLLGMSEDQQGVPWPAELAEVLVSTVKQHDRVLDAQPCACSLLLRTRGQGLATDELRRAGLCECILERLDALPRNRDTCLNGLRLLWALMVDAVIVNKAPWEKAPALIAEVLATYPTDAEMAEASCAVLWLLSLLGEQPGAPGPERWPWALETRHVWPPAGCIGEQQLEEVVVLILQSIRACQDRALLVNNACQALASLAKMSELAALQVVMPEDGSSGLTLIQETYQLHQDDPEVVESICMLLAHLASHKDILSELVSSGIQPLVEEIHGRFTSSLELVSYAQSVLQKLEEASRPSSDGGQ; encoded by the exons ATGGCGGCGGCGGGAGGCTCGGCTAGCTCGCTCGCTCGCTCCCTCGGCGCTCGGCCCGTCGgcgcccgcgcccgcgcccgcTGCGGCCTCCACAGGAAGTGCCGGCGGCCGGCCTCGCTCCCCGTCCGCGGCTCCAGCGGCTGCCAC CGGTGCGCCCCAGCGCCCAGTGGTGGGACAGGGAGGCCGGGAGTCTCCCCGCAAGACACAATGGAAAAGTACCAG ATTTTGGACTGGCTGAATCCTGGGGCCTTGGGGGTGAACCTTCTGGTGGAGGAGACAAAAACCAAAGTAAAGCACGTGATAAAGCAG GTGGAGTGCATTGATGAGCATCAGGCCAACGAGGCCCTGGAGGAG TTGATGCCACTGCTGAAGCTTCAGCATGCCCACGTCTCCATCTACCAGGAGCTCTTCATCATGTGGAACAGTGAG atctcctctctgttcctttgCCTGGTGATGGAGTTCCACGAGGGAAGCTTCCAGAATGTCATTGAGAAGAAGAGGGCGGCAAAGAGAGTCATTGACTCCCAG TGGATGCAGAACATGCTGGGCCAGGTGTTGAATGCGCTGGAGTACCTGCACCAGCTGGACATTATCCACAG GAACCTCAAGCCCTCCAACATCGCCCTGGTCAGCAGCGACCACTGCAAACTGCAGGACCTGAGCTCCAACGCACTCATGACCGATGTAGCCAAGTGGAACGTCCGTGCAGAGGAAG ACCCCTCTCACAAGTCCTGGATGGCCCCCGAAGCCCTCAACTTCTCCTTCAGCCAGAAATCTGACATCTGGTCCCTGGGCTGCATCATTCTCGACATGGCCGGCTGCTCCTTCCTGGAT agCACGGAAGCCATGCTTCTGCGGAAGTCCATCCGGAGTTCCCCCGACGGCCTGAGGGGTGTCCTGAGGACCATGGAGGAGAGGAGGGTCCCCGACGCAGAAATCTTCAGTTCCCTTTTGCCTCTGATGCTCCAGGCCGACCCGTCGGATCGAATAACCATCAG ggaCGTGATTCACTTGTTTGTGAGCAGCGACTTCAGGTCCTCCAGCAGTGCCCTGATGCCGCACCGGCAGGTGGTGCCCGACTTCATCATCGACAGGCTGCTAGAAAGCAACGTCACCAGCATCTTAG AGGTCATGCAGAACTTCTCCAGCCACCCCGAAGACCAGCAGAGGGCCCTGGAGAGGCTCCTGGGGATGTCTGAAGACCAGCAAG GTGTGCCGTGGCCGGCGGAGCTGGCGGAGGTGTTGGTCAGCACCGTGAAGCAGCACGACAGGGTCCTTGACGCGCAGCCGTGTGCCTGCTCCCTGCTGCTCCGCACCCGGGGCCAAG GACTGGCCACAGACGAGCTGCGGAGGGCCGGGCTGTGCGAGTGCATCCTGGAGCGCCTGGACGCCCTCCCTAGGAACAGGGACACCTGCTTGAACGGCCTGAGGCTGCTCTGGGCTCTGATGGTGGACG CTGTCATCGTGAACAAGGCCCCCTGGGAGAAAGCCCCGGCCCTCATTGCTGAGGTGCTGGCCACCTACCCCACGGACGCGGAGATGGCTGAAGCCAGCTGTGCAGTCCTGTGGCTGCTGTCCTTGCTGGGTGAGCAGCCCGGGGCCCCAGGGCCGGAGAGGTGGCCCTGGGCCCTCGAGACGAGGCACGTGTGGCCCCCCGCAGGCTGCATAGGCGAGCAGCAGTTGGAAGAGGTGGTGGTCCTAATCCTGCAAAGCATCCGGGCGTGCCAGGACCGAGCCCTGCTGGTGAACAATGCCTGCCAGGCGCTGGCCAGCCTCGCGAAGATGTCCG AGCTGGCGGCCCTGCAGGTGGTGATGCCCGAGGACGGCAGCAGCGGCCTCACCCTCATCCAGGAGACGTACCAGCTCCACCAGGACGACCCGGAGGTGGTGGAGAGCATCTGCATGCTGCTGGCCCACCTCGCCTCCCACA AGGACATCCTGTCAGAGCTGGTGTCCAGCGGCATCCAGCCCCTGGTCGAGGAGATCCACGGGCGCTTCACCTCCAGCCTG GAGCTGGTCTCTTACGCACAAAGTGTGCttcagaaactggaagaggcCTCGCGGCCCAGCTCCGACGGTGGGCAGTAG